The region AAGAAGGTTTGTTGGATCAATTCTTTGAATCTTCCTAATTAAAGAGAGCGAAATTTCATGTCTTTTCccatttgatttaaaaaagtttaatacatatgatattttttaataattaaaaattataatttttaattttttatgtataaaacgttaaaatttgataaaattattattttaaatttttatcataataaaataattaatttatgtatgaATGCAATTATTTCCATAAGTGACATATTATACAGATGGTCACTTAAcagtatttgaataaattaactGAGTATTTGTTATTctctcttaataattaaaaatattataaatttatagttatcaTGTTAATATATAAGAATTATCTATTAAATTTacttataaatataacatttttaacaaaaaaaatcaaatttttaaacatttaaaaaatgacaCAAATCACTCTAAATTTTTCATGTTGTTgggttttaaattaaaaaaatattatttgaatatttaaatttgatatttgtaaTTACATTCtacactaatattttatattatatatcatatcaatataaatatataaaatattaatatataatataaattaaaatgtgaaataCATTTCTAGtagattaaaaacaaaaatattacattaaatgcaaaaatattGCGTGACAATTTTCCAAATATGGAGTTTCacaattttgtttaaaaaattgtatGAAGTTTGGTTTCTGTGGGTGAGGGTGCGTGGTGCGCACTTGGGAAGAGCCTTAGGTCACCGTCATTGACTTTCTCTCAGTAGTTgcgacacccccccccccccgcccctctctgtctctctgtcaatatatatatatatatatatcagataCATTGGTGTCACTGTTGACTGTCCTCAGTGGCCTGGTTACAGAATGGTTTCAAGAAAGGCAAATTTGAAGCTAAAGCAAAGCACCCACAAAGATATATAGTCTTTATTTCCAAAAagccctctctctctttctctctatccctctctctCGATATGCTAATACCCACAATTCAAGAACAGGGCCAAGGACACCACCGACCGCCTTCGCTTTATCCACtgcttgttcatcaattttgaacattgaaTTTTGGGGCAAAGTCTATGGAACCTTCGGTTCTTGATGGTATAATCAACCGATTGCTCCAAGTTCGGGGTAAACCAGGGAAGCAAGTGCAGCTCTCCGAGTCTGAGATTAAGCAGCTTTGTATCCGGTCCAAGGAAATCTTATTGCAACAGCCTAATCTCTTGGAGCTTGAGGCGCCCATCAAGATTTGTGGTGTGTGTTCCCTTCCGTCCTTAGCTTTAATTTAGGATAACGGTCTGGCTCAATTTTGAATGTTATGAAATgggtttggtttgaaattgatcaTCCTCAAGTGGGTTTGCTTTAGTTTTTGATGGATTTGATATGGGCTTTGTTGGTTGTGGTTGTTATGAAGCCGGTTTGCTCAGCTTTTTGTTGTTCTGAAGTGGGTTCGTTTTATCTCAATAGGCGCtcagtttttgagtttgattAGTGCAACTATAATGCTCACAAGGATTAATTGTGTTTCTGAAATGCATTTTAATTCAGTGCTAGGTGTAGAAACTAAAATTCACATTTCATGGAAGTGTTGTTTTGTAGTTTCCAAATGAGCGttgataaatttcttattttgaagTGCATCCACAACTATGTTTTGAGATTGGCGTGGGATATCTCGTATTGCAAAGTTATTTTGAAGTGTGGTTTGATTCGACTTGTTTATgttgcattctctttgtttttttatttgtgatgcaaatctctctgtttctctcctaacaaaaaaaaaaaaaatgcaaaagcaaaattttgagatatacAGTAGTTTGGAACTCTTCTATAATAAGGCCATGGTTTTGAGATTGGCATGGGATACCATGGATCGATTAGCAGAGTTTTTGTAATCAAATTCAACAGTTAGTGGAATCAAGTCCTAATTTTTAGGTGTAAGGGAAAATGATAGAGGAATGTATCCCAAACTAGGGTATATAAACTCTATATATATCACACTATATTACAATGgagaataatttatatttacaatagATTAGTTTCCTAATATATACAAAGTTTCCTAATTCTCTTGGCActtcccctcaagctggagcatagataCCATGCATTGCCAGCTTGGAACAAATAGCACTCATTTTAGTTCCACTCAATGAATTAGTTAAAACTTCCGCTAATGATCGGTCATTCTCACATAATACTCTCAATAATCTTTTGTTGGACTTGCTCTCAAATGAAATGACAATCCACCTCAATGTGTACACTCCAATAGCTCAAACTTTCTTAGGTCAACTACTATACCTTGGGTAGAAACAATGAACACTAAGAAAAGCTCTTGGGCTGATATGGAATGGTGGCATCCTAAATTTTCTGATTCTAAAATTTCTAGGGATGATTTGGCATGAGGTTGATTATTGACCAAGGCTTTTGACTGTAAATTATTGAggtgtttttaaatttttaaatcaacaAAGCCCCTAAAATTTCACCAAGAAAATCTTGTAACCATAAACCCGTTTCTTTGagtaaaatagaaaacataCAAACACTAACTTACAAAATCAGCCTTAAAACCAACTACCAACAGAAAGAAATACATAGCCAAAAAATTACAGTTTAAGAAAATCCTGAACTGCTAAACCCAGAACAAACTCATAAATGAATTAGTATCTATACTTACTAAGTTTTATAAAAGGAGTGGAGATTTGGAGGGGAATTTGTAGGGTTTTAGTTTCAAGTTTTCCAAACAAGACAAGGCCAATACAAGAATAAATGACAGATCTTATGCAAAAAACGTACTTGCTCACACAATAAtggaaatatgtatatatactggTAGAGAGAGATGGGAGGTGGATGTGATGTACCCATCAAGccaagaaaggagaagaaacaaaaaaagttAATATTGTTAACACACAAAATTAAGTTCTCCttccatttccattccatttgTTCTCCCCCAATTTTGGGGATACAAAAATTGGGTTTTTGAGGAGAATGATTCAAATTGTTGTCCCTCCCAACTAAGAGAACCCCCTTCCATCAATTTCCATTTCATCCCCCTTCTCGCAAACACACTGTTAAATGGAAATGGATGGGAACACTTTCCATCCAAAGCTCTATTTTTAATCTCCCATAATTGGGGGCGAATTGATGGAAACCTTActtttgtattttgacaacattATTAACTTCAATTgttttttaaaagttcaaatttgcCCTTGACTTAGTCACACTCTTATCTTTTCATTAAAAGTTATAATggtcatttgttgtttaatacACTTGCCTTCCATCCATTTCTATTGGTCTCCCAAATGCAAGGAGAAACATTTTCCAGTACTTTCTGTTGTTGCTCaactacaacaataaatttatagataGAAAACTATCTTAGGATGACTTACGTGTGGCTTATCCGAACAATGGGTGACTCTCCTGGGGTGGAGTGATAGTGATGGGTGACTCTCTAGGGGAGAAATGGCAGCGATGGGTGACTCCTCCGAGCGATGAATGACTCTTCTGAGCGATGGATAACTTGCTTGGAAAGAAGATCAGTTAGGGGTGCGGGTGAGAATCCCCGCACAGATCCTCTAATGCTTAAATGAGCCTCTTGTGAAAGTAGAATGCTTAAATGCAAGAAGGAAATATAAGTgtgagagattgcataccgaatgGGGAGGAAGACCCCCTTATTTATAGCGATGGAAGAGGCTATCGGGTGGCGGGTGACTCGATCTTTTTAGCGAGAACCTCAGAGGTGGTTTTTGCCGAGTCTCTCGGACGTGTTGGCGCGCGGGTGCGAGCACGTGGGAGCGCAGGAGCGGGTGCTGGCACGTGTTCGTGTCACCCCCTGGTGACCCCCACTTGGGGGTGTTAATGGCATTGGCACGCGCAGGTGTGAGTGGATGTGGATGCGAGCACCGGCGAACGCCGCCTGCACAGGCATAGGTAAGCGGGCGCGAACATGCGGGCGTagcacccccgagtgacccttaCTGGGGGTGTGGTACCCCCACTCAAGGGTGCTATGCTGTCGCGCCCGTTTGGTCAACCGCGAGCATGCTCGCGGGGGGTGGGGCCCCCTTTACCTTGCGGCAACGTGGCCCTGAGGGGGGATGACCCCCTGCCTTGTGGCCACATGGCATGGCCAGGGCGAGGGCCCCTGCCTGGCCGCACCACCCCCAAATGCATGTCACTCGAGGGTGCGGCCTTCTGCCACTCTCAAGTGACCCCCACTCGAGGGTGGCTGCCACCCCGAGTGACCCCACCCAGGGGAACCCGGGACTGCTTCAGGCCACCATGTGgcacttcctcttctttttgatttcttttttatttttgtattactCCAATATTTTGCTAGGGGTAACACTTTCCATCCCCTTATTCTTCCAAAtgaggagaaaatattttactttccaATCTAgtcatttcctttcctttccattACTAAATATCTCCccaaaaattatgtttcttgAACACATTGATAAGACAACTGAACCATTAGATGGGTGTTTAACAATTTTATACTAGTAAGAGACTGTGATTGTTAAGGCTGTGTGTTACTTATAGGGCATAGAGATTTTGCAGTAGACCTTTTATCTTTTGAGATGCATGACTTTGACAACATTTTGGAGATAGATTGACTAGCCACATACCATGTTCCCACTCTGACATAGCAGTATAAATATCTCTTTGGTGATTGTTGCACTTTATATTTCCTCGTGCCTCACTAAATTTCCCTTGCTGCTGTTGCACCCGAAGCAAAAAAGTTGTTCTTGCTTGGCATGTCTTTGAATAGGCGCGCTTGCACTGTCAAGTTATATTGTGCACCTTAGGTGATATAGCATCTCACTACTTGATAGATGGTTTGTCTTTGCTTCAATTCTTTGATGTTTTGAGGACCTTCTCTCAGTCGGTATTTATAGGCCTCGAAGAAGCCCTACAATTTCAAATCCCCTAATTTCTATCCACTCTTCACTTCTCCACATATGATTTCTTACATGAGTTCATCCATCTCCAGAGGCTTCCTTATTCGGGAGTTCCTCCGCATTTCTTCGTAAATCAGGTTGCTCTCACATGATTCTACACTTTTTGGATTACAAATTTGTGTGGATCCCTCATCTCCCACAATCGCTCTTTACTCCAAATTTGTATGGATCAAAAGTCGTTCCTTTGTGCACAATTGCTACACGgaataaaatgaattaattagttttgttttgtttttgtatgcaaatatatatatatatatatttgtataatgaGACTTGATTAAGATACCTATGGCTAATGGGACCACCCCTTGCTTATCGACAACCTCATGGCGATGAAAAGAAAGCCTAGTGGCTAGTGAAAGGCCATCCATAAATGGAAGGTGAAAGGCCATCCCCCTCTACATCCCTAGAGAAGAAGTTGCAGTGGGAGATGTGACATCTCTTTCATTCAAAGAAGACTAAGGCAATCtcgaaacaaaaatgaaaatgtcaTAATATCAATTCGATTAAGTCAGACTTCCCCTATCTCTTAGCTGCTTGAACTCTTCAATCTGTAAAAACGTACCAGAGAAGAGTAAGGGTTTATCTTTTTTTGCCGGATCGATCACTCAAGATCTTTGGTCTCTACCTGTAcctgatgaaaaaaaaatgggatcACTTCTTATGGACTCGTTGAGAATGATTGCGATTTAATTAATGGCCTATTAGAAGTAGAAAACACTCTGGTGGGATCCTCATGGACAGAAAAAGATTGCATCAGTTTGATAATGATTGAGGGATATTGCTTCATTGGCCCGATCCAAGGAATCCCTTAGATATAATGCAAAACGAATTTTGTTTTATCCTTGATCAGATATTTCTCTATGAAAAATAGGAATCGAAGTTTGAAGAAGGGGAATGAGCCCTTAACCCACAATAGATAGAGGAGgatttattcaatcacatagTTTGGGCTCCTAGAATATGGTGCCCTTGGATCGAAAGGCCCAGTGAATTAGGATTTTCCAATTGATCCAGGTCATTTTGGGGCAAGCGAATCATTTATGATGAAGAGGATGAGCTTCAAGAGAATgagttcttctttcttttttgattaCCTTCCTCGCGTATGTGTAAGACCAAATCCATTCAATTTCTAAAAAGGATTACTAATCCTTAACTTTTCGAGGAATCCTTCATAAGTGGTTGTGAATGACTggttttttcaatcttttcaatcTATGTTTCGTAGGAGCAAgtcaaaaaaattgagaaatagaATTATCTGATTTGATTCGTTCTCAATAGTCATGAGATGATCATATTAGGTTGATCCTTTTGTTGACGGATGCTCCTATTATACTCGTAGTCTCTGAAGGATGAGAACTGACCATATAGCATCTACATTGAGAATTCAAGTATTGTATACATTATTAGTCCGATCTATTGTAGGAACTACCTATAATAACGAACTTGCAAAATggatttatttatcataaagaGATTCGTTGTTCCTGACTTTGCTTCACCTTAATTGTTATTTGATCAAGTAAACATTCTATCTTGGTCTGAGTGGGGATAGCATTTCTCTTCTACATGTCCATGGagttttgaaaaatccaaacatCTCAGAGATAGATAGAGAGGTAGGAATTATTGAACGAACTGCACTCCTTTGCAAACGTTAAGAGTCCATTGATGAGAAGGGGTTGGGGAAAGCTTTATTGGGTGTTCTTTTAGTGGTTTTAGTACCCACGAGACTATTAATAGTACCATTTTTAGAGAAtgttaataaatttcaaaatccatttttgtcATCTAGTAGCGACAACCGTCTTTTTGATTGGTATGGCAGTGGCCCTTTGGTTGGGTATTGGTGCAACATTACCAATTGATAAATCCCTAACCTTGGGtctttttcaaattgatttatcAATTGTGAAATAAACTATTATGATGTGTGTATCTAGGGAATAATCGCTTCAAAGTGAATTCTTCCTTCCAAagaatcaagagaaaaagaaagaatcagAATTGATCGATATATTTATCGAAACAAATGAAAAGGAAACGAAAGATGAAAGATAAATCATGGATCAACTAAGCCTTCTCAGGGACTTGcttaagaataagaaaaagaaacctCATGTAAATACCATGGAATAAGGTTTGAACCTATTCATGGAGATTTCGTAAATATTCCATTCCAAAAACAGAAAGTTTGAAACAATTGggattttttttggaaattgaATGCAGTTACTCGTGGCTACGAACCACGGTGTCATGGGTTCGAATCCCTCCTTGCCCACAACCGGCCCAAAAAGGAAGGACCTTTCTCTGTAGGGGTAGGAAAATCATGATCGGGATAGTGGACCAAAAGCTATAGGAACTTAGATGATGGCCTCactttactttttatttattatttatcattgaTGGTGGAATCATTACACACAGTATGCCTGGCCCATCAGCATATCCTTTTGTTTTACGGCCCGTAACTCTTCCTCCGCCAGACTTGGACAGAATAGCAGAGCAAGTACAAGGATTAGTAGCATAACAAAAATGCCTTCCTTGTCATTAATATGTTTGCTTGCAGTAATTGCGGCCTCTAGGGAGAATTGATGACTGCATCTTTAATGCATTGCTAGTACTAGTACATATACAAATTCTTAATTAGTTAGTTGTAAATAGCCCCAGGGTAATGGGACGAAGGATTATTCTGGACCTACACTAAGTATTGACGGTGATTCTCAAATATTGTAGAGCAGAATGTGATATGATGAGATAGAATGCAATAGAAACAAAGACAAGGAAGGGTTACCTATTCTTAACGGTCAAAGTGAGCTCTTTTTTGGTTATATACGAAAGATTAATAGAAGCTCATGTGAATGAAATTGATGGAGTAACAAACATGTAATTACTGGAAAAACAAATCTAGGAAAATAGGTAAAGAAAGAGTAAGAAAAACTTTATGAGATTATATATGTGAGTTACAAGAGTCTTATCAAAGATAAGACCATACGAAAATAACTAGTGAATTAGAATATATTTAATCGACCAATATACACTACAACAAAATAAAGTTTTTGATGCATATATGATAATTTTCTCAGTTGCTGAGTCTCAAATTCTACCCTTAgctaaatttattatgtttagcaaaaatatatttattgaatgaTAAATctatcacaaaaaatatatatcaattgatACATCTAttgcaaaggaaaaaaaaaaccgaTATTTTTGCTATAAATATAGTCATTTGACccattaaaatatcatcaataattttattagcaactacttttttgaaataaagacttaatattttgttatatatatattgttgtttttcTAGTCAAAATTTTGTTAACCACTTTGTATATATGTCTCCGGCATCAAAATATCATATGTTAAGGTGGCGTGTTATGATTTTGTATGACAAGAAATActctttttatctctttttgattGCCCCCTCATTTATCAGTGCCTTTTAGTCTTCATCTTTTCTACATTTggctttgaaaattttcaaccaagaaattaaaatatgggTCAGTTCACAAAAAATGGTAACAACTTTTTTCGTGCAAGGAGTAATGTCATGTACTGCCCTATGATTGTGCCAACCTTGTGGAATAGGCTGCCCTTCATTTGCCCTTCATTAATTTGCTCACCATCATTTGCTTTGGTGCCTTGATCTATTCTTGTTCAAGGACTTAAACAGGTTTATATGCTCTGGAAGTGAATTTTGTATCCAATACTGGTCCTTGATTTCCTCTTACAGGAATTTAGTATCCAGTACTGAATAAATGAGAGAAATAAGTTGGACTCCTAAAGGAATTATGACAACTGTCTATTGACTGTATtgcttttttgttgtttcactTTTTAAGGGCATACAATTATGttagtccattttttttcatagattctttttttttttccaggaGATATTCATGGTCAATATTCTGATCTTCTAAGGCTTTTTGAATATGGTGGGCTGCCTCCTAAATCTAATTACTTATTCTTGGGGGATTATGTGGATCGCGGAAAGCAAAGCCTTGAAACAATATGCCTTCTCCTTGCATACAAGATAAGATATCCAGaaaattttttccttttgaggGGGAACCATGAATGTGCTTCTGTAAACCGTATATATGGATTTTATGATGAGTGCAAGCGAAGATTTAATGTCAGACTCTGGAAGGTCTTCACAGATTGTTTTAACTGTCTGCCTGTGGCAGCTCTCATCGATGAAAAGATACTCTGCATGCATGGGGGACTCTCACCTGACCTCCAAGATTTGGACCAAATCAGGAATTTGCAGCGTCCAACTGATGTGCCAGAAACAGGTTTACTATGTGATCTGCTCTGGTCAGATCCAAGTAAGGATGTTAAAGGGTGGGGGATGAATGATCGGGGAGTTTCCTACACTTTTGGTGCTGATAAAGTGACAGAGTTTCTTCAGAAGCATGATTTTGACCTTATTTGTCGTGCTCACCAGGTTTGAACTGTATTAAGATTATTGATAGCAACATTCGATCTCTCAGGTCGTCTGATGGGTATTTATCATCCTGCAGGTTGTGGAAGATGGATATGAGTTCTTTGCTGATAGACAACTTGTAACCATATTTTCAGCTCCCAATTACTGTGGAGAGTTTGATAATGCTGGTGCAATGATGAGTGTGGATGAAACTTTGATGTGTTCCTTTCAAATATTGAAGCCTGCAGAGAAAAGGCCAAAGTTTGGGTTTGGAAGTACAACTACAGCTAAATCAGGACCACCCCCGACAAAGACAAAGGTAATCATCTAATGTTGACTGGTATTGTATTGGAAACTATAGCTTTTGTTTTCTCTGAATATTGTTGGTTTTGGACAAAGGGGTGGATATAGACTGTCTTGTTTTGATGGTAAACAAAACCTCCCATTCTTAAAACATAGTGATAGAGAAgaaagaattcaaaattcagATTTGCAGGATTTAGCCTTTTGAGTTTAGTTACCAAGGAATTTTGATTTagcattttgatttcttttgtgTCTCGGAGACTCACCTTTTGTTAATTGAAGATAGAGAGGATTTGTTcatgatctctctttctcccttttgCTCTACACCACCTAGCCATGGGTTTAGTTCTATTTCCCCCCTGTCCCAATGGATGTAAACTCGGTTCATCCTCAAGTAGGGACTTGTCTCTGTGTGGCACATTGctaatttaaaatgtcatttatTACTTTGAAAAAGACACTAAAATTTATTGGCATGGATGAGAAGAAAAATACGGGAAGACTAATGGAAATTGCAGTATAACTAGTTTGAACCAGTGAGAAACAATTTTTACCCACATGCCAACATAAGCAACTGGAAATCACTATGATATAATGAGCCAGATCATCGTGGATATTATCAACACTGAtggaaaaagtttttttttttccaatataCAAGTATACATAGCTTAAAAATCATGTAAGAGAGAATAGTTAGAGCAAAAATGTATTATTAACATGT is a window of Diospyros lotus cultivar Yz01 chromosome 10, ASM1463336v1, whole genome shotgun sequence DNA encoding:
- the LOC127811417 gene encoding serine/threonine-protein phosphatase PP1 isozyme 2-like isoform X1, whose translation is MEPSVLDGIINRLLQVRGKPGKQVQLSESEIKQLCIRSKEILLQQPNLLELEAPIKICGDIHGQYSDLLRLFEYGGLPPKSNYLFLGDYVDRGKQSLETICLLLAYKIRYPENFFLLRGNHECASVNRIYGFYDECKRRFNVRLWKVFTDCFNCLPVAALIDEKILCMHGGLSPDLQDLDQIRNLQRPTDVPETGLLCDLLWSDPSKDVKGWGMNDRGVSYTFGADKVTEFLQKHDFDLICRAHQVVEDGYEFFADRQLVTIFSAPNYCGEFDNAGAMMSVDETLMCSFQILKPAEKRPKFGFGSTTTAKSGPPPTKTKALRTIIKTFKSSILLVA
- the LOC127811417 gene encoding serine/threonine-protein phosphatase PP1 isozyme 2-like isoform X2, producing the protein MEPSVLDGIINRLLQVRGKPGKQVQLSESEIKQLCIRSKEILLQQPNLLELEAPIKICGDIHGQYSDLLRLFEYGGLPPKSNYLFLGDYVDRGKQSLETICLLLAYKIRYPENFFLLRGNHECASVNRIYGFYDECKRRFNVRLWKVFTDCFNCLPVAALIDEKILCMHGGLSPDLQDLDQIRNLQRPTDVPETGLLCDLLWSDPSKDVKGWGMNDRGVSYTFGADKVTEFLQKHDFDLICRAHQVVEDGYEFFADRQLVTIFSAPNYCGEFDNAGAMMSVDETLMCSFQILKPAEKRPKFGFGSTTTAKSGPPPTKTKSFLGAKV